Proteins from a single region of Pseudomonas quebecensis:
- a CDS encoding carbohydrate ABC transporter permease, giving the protein MSKRKLIPLLVYILFLLVPIYWLLNMSFKSNTEILGGLTLFPQDFTLANYKVIFTDPSWYTGYLNSLYYVSLNTVISLSVALPAAYAFSRYRFLGDKHLFFWLLTNRMAPPAVFLLPFFQLYSSIGLFDTHIAVALAHCLFNVPLAVWILEGFMSGVPKEIDETAYIDGYSFPKFFVKIFVPLIGSGIGVTAFFCFMFSWVDLLLARTLTSVNAKPIAAVMTRTVSASGIDWGVLAAAGVLTILPGMLVIWFVRNHVAKGFALGRV; this is encoded by the coding sequence ATGAGCAAACGCAAGCTGATTCCGCTGCTGGTGTACATCCTGTTCCTGCTGGTGCCGATCTACTGGCTGCTGAATATGTCCTTCAAGAGCAACACCGAAATCCTCGGTGGGCTGACCCTGTTTCCGCAGGATTTCACCCTGGCTAACTACAAGGTGATCTTCACCGACCCGAGCTGGTACACCGGTTACCTCAACTCGCTGTACTACGTGAGCCTGAACACAGTGATTTCCCTGAGCGTGGCGTTGCCGGCAGCCTATGCCTTCTCGCGCTATCGCTTCCTGGGCGACAAGCACCTGTTCTTCTGGCTGCTGACCAACCGCATGGCGCCGCCGGCGGTATTTCTGTTGCCGTTTTTCCAGCTGTATTCGTCCATTGGCCTGTTCGATACGCACATCGCCGTGGCGCTGGCCCATTGCCTGTTCAACGTGCCGTTGGCGGTGTGGATTCTGGAAGGTTTTATGTCCGGCGTGCCCAAGGAAATCGACGAAACCGCCTACATCGACGGCTACTCGTTTCCTAAGTTCTTCGTGAAAATCTTTGTTCCGCTGATCGGCTCCGGCATCGGGGTGACGGCATTTTTCTGCTTTATGTTTTCCTGGGTCGATCTGCTGCTGGCGCGCACCCTCACGTCGGTCAATGCCAAGCCCATTGCGGCGGTGATGACCCGCACCGTTTCGGCCTCCGGTATCGACTGGGGCGTGCTGGCAGCGGCGGGGGTGCTGACTATCCTGCCGGGCATGCTGGTGATCTGGTTTGTTCGTAACCACGTGGCCAAGGGCTTTGCCCTGGGCCGGGTCTAG
- a CDS encoding DUF2160 domain-containing protein has product MEWMAWTTPTALFFGGIALILAGMTTWELRSPSIPRRGFLPISTTRGDRLFIGLLGSAYLHLLVIGVTDWSIWVASALSLVWLLSVMRWG; this is encoded by the coding sequence ATGGAATGGATGGCCTGGACCACCCCCACCGCGCTGTTCTTCGGCGGCATCGCCCTGATTCTGGCGGGCATGACCACTTGGGAGCTGCGCTCGCCGAGCATCCCTCGACGCGGTTTTCTGCCGATCAGCACCACCCGTGGTGATCGCTTGTTTATCGGTCTTCTCGGCAGCGCCTACCTGCATTTGCTGGTGATCGGCGTTACCGACTGGAGCATCTGGGTAGCGTCCGCGCTGTCCCTGGTATGGCTGTTGAGTGTGATGCGCTGGGGCTGA
- a CDS encoding carbohydrate ABC transporter permease, translating to MNKVQNNKAWWLVLPVFLLVAFSAVIPMMTVVNYSVQDIFDQSSRYFVGADWYKQVLLDPRLHDSLLRQFIYSACVLLIEIPLGIAIALTMPTKGRWSSLVLIILAIPLLIPWNVVGTIWQIFGRADIGLLGSTLNALGINYNYAANTMDAWVTVLVMDVWHWTSLVALLCYSGLRAIPDVYYQAARIDRASAWAVFRHIQLPKMKSVLLIAVMLRFMDSFMIYTEPFVLTGGGPGNATTFLSQTLTQMAVGQFDLGPAAAFSLVYFLIILLVSWLFYTAMTHSDANR from the coding sequence ATGAACAAGGTGCAGAACAACAAAGCCTGGTGGCTGGTACTGCCGGTGTTCCTGCTGGTAGCGTTCAGTGCGGTGATCCCGATGATGACCGTGGTCAACTACTCGGTGCAGGACATTTTCGACCAGTCCAGCCGCTACTTCGTCGGCGCCGACTGGTACAAGCAAGTACTGCTCGACCCGCGCCTGCACGACTCGCTGCTGCGCCAGTTCATCTATTCGGCCTGCGTGCTGCTGATCGAAATCCCCCTGGGCATCGCCATCGCCCTGACCATGCCGACCAAGGGCCGGTGGTCTTCGCTGGTGTTGATTATTCTGGCGATCCCGTTGCTGATTCCCTGGAACGTAGTGGGCACCATCTGGCAGATCTTCGGCCGCGCCGACATCGGCCTGCTGGGCTCGACCCTCAACGCCCTGGGCATCAACTACAACTACGCGGCCAACACCATGGACGCCTGGGTCACGGTGCTGGTGATGGACGTATGGCACTGGACCTCATTGGTGGCGCTGCTGTGTTATTCCGGCCTACGGGCGATTCCGGATGTGTACTACCAGGCCGCACGTATCGATCGGGCCTCAGCCTGGGCGGTTTTCCGGCATATCCAGTTGCCCAAGATGAAGAGCGTGCTGCTGATCGCGGTAATGCTGCGCTTTATGGACAGCTTCATGATCTACACCGAACCCTTCGTACTGACCGGCGGCGGGCCAGGTAACGCCACCACGTTTCTGAGTCAGACCTTGACCCAGATGGCCGTAGGTCAATTCGACCTCGGCCCGGCGGCGGCGTTTTCCCTGGTGTACTTCCTGATCATCCTGTTGGTGTCCTGGCTGTTCTACACCGCCATGACCCACTCCGACGCCAACCGCTGA